In Pseudomonas nunensis, a single window of DNA contains:
- a CDS encoding non-ribosomal peptide synthetase has translation MNEVSMDQQDLGFALTPEQQRLLEQLPKAPACGDALRFLEVEINGALDPQRLQSALDSVLAQQPMLVARLGKAPGFHGLRQFVGGAERFPLTVQARVETPAGIQAQLAEWAERSFVVGESEGAQAVLYRLADDQWKLVLGLARHSLDESGVRLLYQQLVQAYAQDAAADDDETGEFTQYLDWRSEVVLDEDAAGARVYWQEHLLGADPDLSTPWLAYRNPGSAASSATESLTFEPALRSGLQQVAGTLEQSPGVVLQAAWWLLLGRLSGHEQVLVGVRHDSREDYEYFSDAVGVFAKTLPLNLSLTANTAFSAWVAELAARLDEHRTWQEYWSPELAPTAARPAYGFAVCRDTQAATSGGLQWAPRSTVREALFELMLELETDEAGSAHAFHLHYNPSRYSAQAIEGLLAQLRVLLENIVGNAHAELGQLSVLGDAEQQRLLSINPPVQALADARFLPQRIADFARTTPDAIALTDGDQRLTYGQLQVKVEALAQALKAQGLAPGAIVALALPRSAELVVAMLAAWRIGAAYLPLDPQWPQARQALMLEQAGAALLLVDAAHIAQWHDHPLPLATVDRVLQSAPAATSAITFDTQGDQAAYVLFTSGSTGVPKGVVIEHQQLLNYTAHASQALGLEQCRQFGFTSTVAADLGNTALFGALFNGAALHVASDEQMQDGNLFAGFLQQQAIDCLKIVPSHLAALLDSERAQLPQTLVLGGEPIAPALVQRIAGLRSDCRVFNHYGPTEATVGVLVHPLRLDLPDAGVLSQVLGNNQVFVLDDNLQLAPVGVLGEVYLGGAQLCRGYVNVEADSDVFIQSPFNPQQRLYRTGDLARYRPDLAIALHGRRDQQIKVRGFRIELAEIEAELLRLPQVAQALVLPGQSAQDGMLAFIVPHEAPSATMLDTVRDELALRLPSVMLPQHLQFIESFPRLANGKVDRNALQQLASTSADDEGLQPRDALEQLLVTRMAQLLGVERLGIDRDFFAAGGHSLLVIKLVAGIRKLLQCEIQPGVVFDHPTVAGLAAALRARESSPGQLEKIAQARLRLDNMSPEEKAALTEKARQLQSAKAAQNG, from the coding sequence ATGAACGAGGTATCGATGGACCAGCAGGACCTGGGTTTCGCCTTGACGCCTGAACAGCAACGCTTGCTGGAGCAGTTGCCAAAGGCCCCGGCCTGCGGCGATGCGCTGCGTTTCCTGGAGGTCGAGATCAACGGCGCCCTCGATCCGCAGCGGCTGCAAAGCGCACTGGACAGCGTGCTCGCGCAGCAGCCGATGCTGGTCGCGCGGCTGGGCAAGGCGCCGGGTTTCCATGGTTTGCGCCAGTTTGTCGGGGGCGCCGAGCGCTTCCCGCTGACCGTGCAGGCGCGGGTTGAAACCCCGGCCGGTATTCAGGCTCAGCTGGCTGAATGGGCGGAGCGTTCTTTTGTCGTCGGTGAATCCGAGGGCGCGCAAGCGGTGCTTTATCGCTTGGCCGATGATCAGTGGAAACTGGTGCTGGGCCTGGCCCGGCACAGCCTCGATGAAAGTGGCGTGCGCTTGCTGTATCAGCAATTAGTGCAGGCCTATGCGCAAGACGCGGCGGCGGACGATGACGAGACTGGGGAATTCACTCAGTACCTGGATTGGCGCAGTGAAGTGGTGCTCGACGAAGACGCGGCGGGTGCGCGTGTTTATTGGCAGGAACATTTGCTAGGTGCGGACCCTGATCTGAGTACGCCGTGGTTGGCGTATCGCAATCCGGGTTCTGCTGCTTCATCGGCGACTGAATCGCTGACCTTCGAACCTGCACTGCGCAGCGGTTTGCAGCAGGTCGCCGGGACGTTGGAGCAATCGCCGGGCGTGGTGCTGCAAGCAGCGTGGTGGTTGTTGCTGGGTCGGCTTAGTGGGCATGAACAGGTGCTGGTCGGTGTGCGGCACGACAGCCGCGAAGATTACGAATACTTCAGCGATGCAGTCGGTGTGTTCGCGAAAACCCTGCCGTTGAACCTGTCGCTGACGGCGAATACCGCGTTCAGCGCTTGGGTGGCCGAGTTAGCGGCGCGTCTGGATGAGCATCGCACCTGGCAGGAATACTGGTCGCCTGAACTGGCCCCGACAGCGGCTCGTCCGGCGTATGGTTTTGCCGTTTGCCGGGACACGCAGGCCGCGACATCCGGTGGTTTGCAGTGGGCGCCGCGTTCGACCGTACGCGAAGCGCTGTTTGAATTGATGCTTGAACTGGAAACGGACGAGGCGGGCAGTGCCCACGCATTCCACCTGCATTACAACCCGTCCCGCTACTCCGCTCAGGCGATCGAAGGGTTACTGGCACAGTTGCGCGTGTTGCTGGAAAACATCGTCGGCAATGCTCACGCCGAACTCGGTCAACTGAGCGTGTTGGGTGACGCTGAACAACAGCGTTTGCTGTCGATCAACCCGCCCGTGCAGGCGTTGGCCGATGCTCGATTCCTGCCGCAGCGGATTGCCGATTTTGCCCGGACCACACCGGACGCTATCGCCCTGACTGACGGCGATCAGCGCCTGACTTATGGGCAATTGCAGGTGAAGGTCGAGGCGCTGGCCCAGGCACTGAAAGCCCAGGGTCTGGCACCGGGGGCGATTGTCGCGCTGGCCTTGCCACGTTCGGCGGAGTTGGTGGTTGCGATGCTCGCGGCATGGCGCATCGGCGCGGCGTACCTGCCGCTCGACCCGCAATGGCCGCAAGCCCGTCAGGCCTTGATGCTGGAACAGGCTGGCGCTGCTTTGCTGCTGGTCGACGCCGCACACATTGCGCAATGGCACGATCATCCGTTGCCCTTGGCGACCGTGGACCGCGTGCTGCAATCGGCTCCGGCGGCGACGTCGGCCATTACGTTTGACACCCAGGGTGATCAGGCGGCTTACGTGCTGTTCACCTCCGGCTCCACGGGCGTGCCGAAAGGTGTGGTGATTGAACATCAACAGTTGCTCAACTACACCGCTCACGCCAGCCAGGCCTTGGGGCTGGAGCAGTGCCGGCAGTTCGGCTTCACCTCCACGGTGGCGGCGGACCTTGGCAACACCGCGCTGTTCGGCGCGTTGTTCAATGGCGCGGCGCTGCATGTGGCCAGCGATGAGCAAATGCAGGACGGCAATTTGTTTGCCGGTTTCCTGCAACAGCAAGCCATCGATTGCCTGAAGATCGTGCCGTCGCATTTGGCTGCGCTGCTCGACAGTGAGCGCGCGCAATTGCCGCAAACGCTGGTTCTCGGTGGCGAGCCGATTGCGCCGGCACTGGTGCAACGGATTGCCGGTTTGCGCAGCGATTGCCGGGTATTCAATCACTACGGCCCGACCGAAGCCACGGTCGGTGTGCTGGTGCATCCGCTGAGGCTGGATCTGCCGGACGCTGGCGTGCTGTCCCAGGTGTTGGGCAACAATCAGGTGTTTGTCCTCGACGACAATCTGCAACTGGCGCCGGTTGGTGTGCTGGGCGAGGTGTATTTAGGCGGCGCGCAGTTGTGCCGCGGCTATGTGAATGTCGAGGCCGATTCGGACGTGTTCATTCAGAGCCCGTTCAATCCTCAGCAGCGTTTATATCGTACGGGGGATCTGGCGCGTTATCGCCCGGATCTGGCGATTGCGCTGCATGGTCGGCGCGATCAGCAGATCAAGGTGCGCGGTTTCCGTATCGAACTGGCCGAGATCGAAGCCGAGTTGCTGCGCTTGCCGCAGGTCGCGCAGGCGCTGGTGTTGCCGGGGCAATCCGCGCAGGACGGGATGCTCGCTTTCATCGTCCCGCACGAGGCTCCTTCGGCGACGATGCTGGATACCGTTCGCGATGAACTGGCGCTGCGTTTGCCCAGCGTGATGCTGCCGCAGCATTTGCAATTCATCGAGAGCTTCCCGCGCTTGGCCAACGGCAAGGTTGACCGCAACGCGTTGCAACAACTGGCGTCCACCTCGGCGGACGATGAAGGCCTGCAACCTCGCGATGCGCTTGAGCAATTGCTGGTAACGCGCATGGCGCAATTGTTGGGGGTTGAGCGTCTGGGCATCGACCGGGACTTCTTCGCCGCCGGCGGCCATTCCTTGCTGGTGATCAAACTGGTGGCCGGCATTCGCAAGCTGTTGCAGTGCGAAATCCAGCCGGGCGTGGTGTTTGACCATCCGACCGTGGCGGGTCTGGCGGCGGCATTGCGGGCTCGGGAAAGCAGCCCAGGCCAACTGGAGAAAATCGCCCAGGCCCGGTTGCGACTGGACAACATGAGCCCCGAAGAAAAAGCGGCACTCACCGAAAAAGCCCGGCAACTGCAAAGCGCCAAGGCTGCGCAAAACGGTTAA
- a CDS encoding TonB-dependent siderophore receptor, whose amino-acid sequence MSAIHELKPLFKALVIARTLRSRRSLAGLGMACLLPLSAQVVAEDFTLNIPAQPLPQALQAFGTQTNQQVIYNADDMAGLRSTRVSGKLSSEAAIAQLLKGTGVHYSFEGNTLMLVRGSSTEGLELGATTINAQQVSATTEGSKSYTSNAVTIGKGTHTLKEIPQSVTVMTRKQMDDQDIVDLKDAANKTTGLVGAQGVGRGLILSSRGFQIDDWQYDGVPIPRNTYALGNWATQDMIFFDRMEVLRGASGLLQGTGSPGGAVNLVRKRGQAVPTVTLTGKAGSWDHYGLQLDAGGPLNQNGTIRGRFVADQDDTHTFVDSEWYKTTSLYGALDFDLSEATTVGVAVSQSDGESRANVRGFPRYSDGKPIDLPRSTYTGAKWNHSDIDVTTIYTDLEHRFNDDWAFKVGAVHMTETNKAKNQRTQTTGSGIRPDGTGIQYADFVTDMDSTKVALDMNVTGKFEALSMQQEVMLGGNYSKYTSDDKYARTFNASSDNIFDINHDRPEISYDGLVNTPGGRGFPSKYDIRQKGLYGNWRVKPVDDLTLVLGSRVSWYDYSYKSQIETPTSITDDQNSASTETGEVTPYAGIIYDLSREWSVYASYADVFTPQTERDTAGSVLKPIIGTNYEIGLKGELMDGRINTSVALFRYDQENRAVLNTAGEQSCDGWYCSTASGKVRSQGLDAEISGEVTDNLQLFAGYTYNTTKYLDDPDNEGKIFSWWTPKHMLRVWGNYQMTGDWSRVSTGLGFTAQTHTVGFDHSINVPGYTVWNARVGYQLTSEIELAMNANNLFDKTYFAAAYDQLNGNNNYGDPRNVMFSVKYTPQF is encoded by the coding sequence ATGTCAGCAATTCATGAGTTGAAACCTCTGTTCAAGGCTTTGGTCATCGCCCGAACCCTGCGCTCGCGTCGTTCGCTGGCCGGTCTGGGCATGGCGTGTCTGCTGCCGCTCAGCGCGCAGGTCGTCGCCGAAGACTTTACCCTCAACATTCCAGCCCAGCCGTTGCCTCAAGCGCTGCAGGCGTTTGGCACGCAGACCAATCAACAGGTGATCTACAACGCCGATGACATGGCCGGCCTGCGCAGTACGCGTGTCAGCGGCAAGTTGAGCAGCGAAGCGGCGATTGCCCAGTTGCTCAAAGGCACCGGCGTGCATTACAGCTTTGAAGGCAACACGCTGATGCTGGTGCGCGGCAGTTCGACCGAAGGTCTGGAACTGGGCGCCACCACCATCAATGCGCAACAGGTCAGCGCGACCACCGAAGGCTCGAAGTCCTACACCTCGAACGCCGTGACCATCGGCAAGGGCACCCACACCCTCAAGGAAATTCCGCAGTCGGTCACGGTGATGACCCGCAAGCAAATGGACGACCAGGACATCGTCGACCTCAAGGACGCGGCCAACAAGACCACCGGCCTGGTCGGCGCCCAAGGCGTTGGCCGGGGCTTGATCCTGTCTTCGCGCGGTTTCCAGATCGATGACTGGCAGTACGACGGCGTGCCGATCCCGCGTAACACGTACGCGCTGGGCAACTGGGCCACGCAAGATATGATTTTCTTCGACCGCATGGAAGTGCTGCGCGGTGCGTCGGGCTTGCTGCAAGGCACCGGCAGCCCGGGTGGCGCGGTCAACCTGGTGCGCAAACGCGGTCAGGCTGTACCGACCGTGACCCTGACCGGCAAGGCCGGCTCGTGGGATCACTACGGTCTGCAACTGGACGCCGGCGGACCGCTGAACCAGAACGGCACCATCCGTGGTCGCTTCGTGGCCGACCAGGACGACACCCACACCTTCGTCGATTCCGAATGGTACAAAACCACCTCGCTGTACGGCGCGCTGGACTTCGACCTGAGCGAAGCCACCACCGTGGGCGTGGCGGTCAGCCAGTCCGACGGCGAATCGCGCGCGAACGTGCGCGGCTTCCCGCGTTACTCCGACGGTAAACCGATCGACCTGCCGCGCAGCACGTACACCGGGGCGAAGTGGAACCACTCGGACATCGACGTCACCACGATCTACACCGATCTGGAACACCGCTTCAACGACGACTGGGCCTTCAAGGTCGGCGCCGTGCACATGACCGAAACCAACAAGGCGAAAAACCAGCGCACGCAAACCACCGGCTCCGGCATCCGTCCTGATGGCACCGGTATCCAGTACGCCGACTTCGTGACGGACATGGATTCCACCAAAGTCGCGCTGGACATGAACGTCACCGGCAAGTTCGAAGCCTTGTCCATGCAGCAGGAAGTCATGCTGGGCGGCAACTATTCCAAATACACCTCGGACGACAAATACGCCCGGACCTTCAACGCCAGTTCCGACAACATCTTCGACATCAATCACGACCGTCCGGAGATCAGCTACGACGGTCTGGTCAACACCCCCGGTGGTCGTGGCTTCCCGAGCAAATACGACATCCGCCAGAAAGGCCTTTACGGCAATTGGAGGGTCAAGCCTGTTGACGACCTGACCCTGGTGCTCGGCTCGCGGGTCAGCTGGTACGACTACAGCTACAAGTCCCAGATCGAGACCCCGACCAGCATCACCGACGATCAGAACAGCGCCTCCACCGAAACCGGTGAAGTCACGCCTTACGCCGGTATCATTTATGACCTGAGCCGTGAGTGGTCGGTCTACGCCAGTTACGCCGACGTCTTCACCCCGCAAACCGAACGCGACACCGCCGGCTCGGTACTGAAACCAATCATCGGTACCAACTACGAGATCGGTCTCAAGGGCGAGTTGATGGATGGCCGGATCAACACCTCCGTGGCCCTGTTCCGTTACGACCAGGAAAACCGCGCCGTTCTCAATACGGCGGGTGAGCAGAGCTGCGACGGTTGGTACTGCTCGACGGCCTCGGGCAAAGTGCGCAGCCAGGGTCTGGACGCTGAAATCAGCGGCGAAGTGACCGACAACCTGCAACTGTTTGCCGGCTACACCTACAACACCACCAAGTACCTCGACGACCCGGACAACGAAGGCAAAATCTTCAGCTGGTGGACGCCTAAACACATGCTGCGTGTGTGGGGCAACTATCAGATGACCGGCGACTGGAGCCGTGTGAGCACTGGCCTGGGCTTTACCGCACAGACCCACACGGTCGGTTTCGACCACTCCATCAACGTTCCGGGCTACACCGTGTGGAATGCCCGTGTCGGTTACCAGCTCACCTCGGAAATCGAACTGGCAATGAACGCCAACAACCTGTTCGACAAGACCTACTTCGCGGCGGCCTACGACCAGCTTAACGGCAACAACAACTACGGCGATCCACGCAACGTGATGTTCAGCGTGAAATACACCCCGCAGTTCTGA
- a CDS encoding DUF6124 family protein produces MFKVTPNPPNTGPVPFDASFNLDPEKMKAAADRALKFYLDPGATKTQIPPRRSGTFYTIDAAVDHEALLAEVYESLSSARAMVNDLVELSEGPRRQTMLVLHRSLVMGEMAANRMLDNHTPV; encoded by the coding sequence ATGTTCAAAGTAACGCCCAACCCTCCGAATACCGGTCCAGTACCGTTCGACGCTTCTTTCAACCTTGACCCTGAAAAAATGAAAGCGGCGGCCGACCGTGCGCTCAAGTTCTACCTCGACCCCGGGGCGACGAAAACGCAGATACCGCCCCGCAGGTCCGGCACCTTCTACACCATCGACGCAGCGGTGGATCACGAAGCGTTGCTGGCAGAGGTCTACGAATCGCTGTCATCGGCCCGCGCGATGGTCAACGATCTCGTCGAGCTGTCGGAAGGCCCGCGACGCCAAACAATGCTGGTGTTGCATCGGTCGCTTGTGATGGGTGAAATGGCGGCGAATCGCATGCTGGATAACCACACGCCTGTGTAG